In Fibrobacter sp. UWB13, the genomic window TCCTTGGTTTTGATTCTTGTGAAAAAGTCACAACATCACAAACCTTACGTCCGTCCTTACTCGGATAACTAAAAACTTGATCGTTCTTTACACTTATAGGACTAGCATTTAAATAGCTCTGGTTATCTGCGGTAACTTCAGTACCCAAAATAGCCTTTAACGAATCAAGCTTCGTCGAATCCACCAAAATTTCGAACGACCTTGCCAAAATCGCTCTCTGTTCTTCAGTTAAATTTGCAATCGGTGATGTGCTCGGTTCTGTCGTCGCTCCGGAGAAACCCGAATCAACGCTTACATCATTGGAACATGCAGCCAAAAAAGCAGCCACTCCAGACAGAATTACTTTATACATTTTTCTCATCTCATTCCTCCTTCCCTTTTGTAAGCGGGAATAGTTGTAAATTCAATCGATAAACTTTATCGTATTCTTTTTCCTTAGCAGCCATGGCAACCACCTGCTGCCTGAGTGTTTCAAGCTTTTGCACAAGCCATTGGTATGTCGATTCGGACATTCCAAGCGTTACGCCTGCGATGTGGCGTTTTTCGGGCGGAACTTCGTCAATTGCTTCTGTTGCAAACTTTGACATTTGACGGTTCATGGAACGCAGCGCCAACGGAATCGCCTCGGAAGAGCCCGTCACGACCTTCTCAGTCTGCTCATAGGTATCTTCGCCGACCTTCTTTAGGAATTCCGCGTGGCACATAAAGTCAAGCGAATGGCGAACTTCGGCAGCACTCACAACTGGATAACACTTACGCGCCAGTTCCAGCGGTTTTGCGCCCGGCATAATCGGGGCGAGTTCGCGCAGCACCGGGTTTACCCACGATTCGAAATACTTGAACGCCTCGGCATCGACGACTCGCAAGCGGTTTTCTTTTGCAATTTTCTGCATTTCGTTAAACGCCTGGATTTTCTTCGCATCGTTCTTGGCATCGCCAAAACGCTCCATCGCTAGGAAATAATCGCGGTCTGCGCCTGCAAGCCCCATGGCTTCGGCCACTTTTTCAACGCCAGTCTTGCTCAAGCGGCTTTTGCCTTCACAAACAAGCTGGACGTAGTTTGGCGAGGTGAACCCCGCCAATTTGGAGAATTCACGCCACGAGAACAAAGAACTGCGTTTGCGTTCTTCGTAGAAGTCCCGCATGAATTCTCGGTAGTCTTGATATTCGGTTATTGGTTTCATACCTATAAATTAGATTTTGCGGTATAGTCTTGCAATAGATTTTATTATACAAAATCAAGATTTTTAAAGAGATTTCAGCAATTTTTAGATTTTATAAAAATTTTTATAAAAATATTATACAGAGTGTATTATAAATTCAAGATGGCGATGCAGTCCCCATACGCGGATCATGACCACGTAAGAGCTAGTTGCATTCAAGGCGAGTGTCGCGACAGGCTGCTTGCAGACTGTCATGATTGAGCCGAAGATGCTGACGCAAAGCGTCAAAGCTCTAAGTGGTCAAAGAGAACGGAGTCCGGCATGACAAAAAGCAGAGACCGGGGTGACAACGCGACCGGTCCCATTGTCCAAAGACAACACTTAAAAGAAATTCTTAACAAAAATCGGCCTATTATAATGTAGATTATAGAGGTGGTGTGGGTTTAAAAACTCTTCTATAGGTTTTTTATGAAGAATTTTGGGTTTGGAAACTACAAGTTTTTTGTAGCGGCAATGTCTGTCGCGTCTTTTTCGTTTGCGGCAACCTATGCTCCCCCGTCAACAGCAGTTTCGAAAATCAACAGCTATCGAGGCTATTCGGAGCTGACCTCGGCGGCATCCGGCATGGATATCGACCAGTACACCTACAACATGACCACTTGGCAAATCGCAAACGGCGGTTTTTACAAAGCCATGGCCGACAAGTATAAAAGCGCGTATGGCGGCGGTCAAAAATCCGAATGGCGTGCACAGGGCGGGGCCGACCTCGGCACTATCGACAACAACGCCACCGTTCAAGAAATGCGTTTGCTCGCCGTGCGTTACAAAGAAACGACGAACAACAATTACAAATCCGCATTTAAGACAAGTTTCAATAAAGCCGTCAATTTTCTTTTGACCATGCAGCGCTCCAAAGGCGGGCTTCCGCAAGTTTGGCCCAAGCGCGGCAACTATTCCGACCAAATCACGCTGAATGACAACGCTATGATCCGCGCCATGGTCACGATGATGGATATCGCCAACAAGACAAGTCCATTCGACAGCGACATCATCGACGACGCCACCCGCAGCAAGATGAAATCGGCTCTTGACAAAGCGGTCGATTACTTGCTCAAGGCGCAAATTGTGAACGACGGAAAGGTCACGGTCTGGTGCGCCCAGCATGACACCAACAGCTTTGCCCCAGTTGGCGCACGAGCCTATGAACTCCCGAGCAAATCCGGCAACGAATCCATGGGCGTTGTGTGGTTTTTGATGAACTGGCCAGACCAAAACGAAGCAATCCAGAAGGCGGTCAAAGGCGCAATCGCTTGGTACAAAAAGAATAAACTAAAAGACAAGGCGTTTAGCAAGACCGCAGGCGTTGTGGACAAGGCGGGTTCATCGCTGTGGTTCCGCTTTTACGAAGTCAACAACGACAACTACTTCTTTTGCGACCGCGATGGTGCTAGCACCAAGACGCAGGACTTCATGAAAATCAGCGAAGAACGTCGCAAGGGCTACCAGTGGGCAGGCGATTACGGCTCTGCAATTCTAGGCACCGAAAATGCATACCTTGAAGCACTCGCCAAGATGGACGACAATTACGTTCCTCCTCCGCCAGCACCAGCTATGTGCGGAAACGACACATGCAAAACGAACATTGACGGTGTAGACTTTATCGACATTCAAGGTGTCAAGGAAACAACCAACACGGGATTCGTTGGCGAAGGCTATGCCAACGTTGACAATTCCACCGGAAGCTACGTGACCTACGGCGTTACCGCATTGAAAGAAGGCAAATACACCTTGTTCATCAGCTTTGCAAACGGCGGAGGTTCTGCACGCGGTTACAGTGTTTCTGTTGGCGACAAGACGTTACTTGCAGACGGCAGCATGGAATCCACCGCTGCGTGGACGACATGGGAAATGCAATCCATCGAAATCGAATTGCCACAAGGCTATAGCGAACTCAAGTTCACAAGCCTTTCGAAAGATGGCATGGCAAACATCGATTACATTGGCTGGATGAGTGATGATTTGAAAGTTGGCGAAGTCGAGATTCCGCCGACATCCATTGAGGCAATGCGCACTGTACGCAAAGAGCAACAGGATAATCGCTATTTTGTAGACTTTGGTCGCAACAATAATAGCGCAGGAGCTTACTTTACGAGAGGAAACAACACGTACCGCTTGAATGGGAAATTGAGGTAATATGTTGAATAGTTGGGTTTACAGGTTTGCAGTTTGTATGCCGCTTGCAATAGCGGTGAGCGCTTCCGCAATTACGAAGCACGGATTTGACTTTGTCTTGGGCGTCGATGGAGATTTCAAGGCTGCTATTGCCAAGGCGTCTTCTTCGGGCGCCACCGAATCCAAGCGATTCATTCTCTTTGTGCCGAATGGTGAATATAACATCACCAAGGTTACCGGTGACGAACACGGTAAATCGACATTCAGCGGCTCGAACATATCCATTATCGGCGAGTCCGTCGACAAGACGATTATCTGGAATACAACCGATACCGAAGGCATCAGCACCACAGCAACGCTGTACTTCCCCAGCAACAAAAATATGTATATGCAGGACATAACCCTGCAAAACAGAAGTTCCTTCAGCTCATCAAATGCCGCCCGCCAAGTGGCATTGCAACAAAACGCAGGCGACAAGTTCATCTACAAAAACGTACGCCTCTTGAGCGGTCAAGACACCTACTACACCAAGAAAGGGCGCACCTACTGGGAAGGTGGCGAAATTGACGGTACTGTAGACTTTATCTGTGGTGGCGGCGATGTATTCTTCGAAGGCACCAAACTCGTGATGACACGAAACGGTGGCTACATCACAGCATCGCAAAATCCAGATACCTGGGGTTACGTTTTCAGCAACGCCATCATCGAAGTCAGCAATTCCAGTTTCAACAAGACATTCTATCTCGGACGTTCCTGGGGCCGCGCAAAAGTCGTCTGGTTGAACACCATCATGCGCGCAGAGCCCAAAGCCGAAGGCTGGGGCCCCGACATGAATTCCGCCCCCGTTGTTTTCGGTGAATACAACAGCAAAAACGGAAGCGGTGGCGCTATCAACACAAGCCAACGCAAAACGTATTTTAACGGAGGCAAAGACGCATCGACAGCAACAACACTCAAGACCGTGTGGAATGCAAACGATGCCGCGAAATATACATTGAAAAACGTCTTGGGCGGTAGCGATAACTGGGAACCGAACAAACTCACAGCGCAAGTCTCCGCTCCTAAGATTTCTCAGGAAGGCGCAAACATCATCTGGAACGATGACGACAATGCTATTTGTTGGGCAGTATTCGTGAACGGCAAATACCACAGCAATACCACCACAAATTCAATTGATGTCGGAGGCATTGCTGCAGGCTCCAAAGTTACGGTACGTGCTGCAAATTCCATGGGCGGTCTCGGTGCAAGCTCCAACGAAATCACCGTCCTCGAAGCAAATGTCACCTACTACAACTTAACAATCAACTCTTCTATTGGCGGCTCCGTTATCGCCTCCCCGAATCGCGAAAAAATCGCCGAAGGCACAGCAGTCTCGTTCATCGCAGAACCCGCTAGCGGTTGGAAATTCGCAGGTTGGACAGGCAAAAGCGCGAGCGACGCCGGCAGCGAAAGCACTTGGAAAACCACGATGACCAAGGACATCGAACTCGGCGCGATCTTCGAAGCCAAGGGCACAACCACCTTCCAAGCAGAAGACGGCATCATCGATAACGCCATCAACGAAAGCACAAACGCAGGCTTTGCAGGCACAGGCTATATCAACTTTGGCACAGGGAAATCAACCGTTCAAGTCCCTGTCTACGTAGAATACCCCGGCGAATACACGATGGAAATGACATATGCAAATGGCAGCGGCAAAGCACGCAGCCTCGCCTTCGCCGCCCCCGGCACATGCACCGCAGGCGTTGACGGATGCAAAGGCGCCGAAGTCATTTCGTTCGAAGCCACCGACAAGTGGACCACATACCAGACAAAAGAATCTACCATAACGCTCCCCAAAGGCGCAAGCTACATCACGTTCTCCATCGTTGACGGCAATGACGGCCCGAACCTCGACCAAATCAAGCTGACCGAAAAAGACGTCGATAAAGGAAGCGTCGCCATCGCGAAAATCAACCGCATAAACACAGCAGTCACCGAATCACGCATCTACGATACGAACGGAAAACTCGTACGCTATGCGAAAGGGAACACCAATTTGACCGGGCTTACCCCCGGAATCTACGTCGTAAAGACCTCTGCGCAAGGTTACAGCAAACAAAAAATGGTCCAAGTCCGCTAGATTTTGTTAATTTTAAATCATGCTTGGAATCGAACAGAAAAAAGGAAATGACGAACAACTGTGCGGCAGAATGATTGCCTATGCGCGCATTTTGCCCTCCCCCGACGCCGAACCCAACGAAACGCCGTTTGACGACATGATCAAAAACGGGCTTTTGACGTTAGAAGGCGATTTTCGTCAGTTCGAACACAAGCCAAGCAGAAGAGAAGTCAACCGCGCCGTCGATGCAAAGTTCAACAACTTTCTCAAGACGATGGAAGAAAACGGCGTGGAACTCCCCGAAAATTTGGACGTTGACGCCATGCGCGAACGCCTCCATGAACTTTCGAACATGGAAGTGATTCCCATTCCAGCCCGCATCGGGAACTTCAACAACGAAGAAGACATTCTCAAGGAAGACGCCGACATCTACTACATTGGTGAATTTATCGGTGCAAACCAGGCGCACTATTGCCTAACGACGCTCCCGATTTACTACCAGGCAAAGTATCGCGAACAAGCTAAACGCAACGAAATGGACATGCTCAACGAAATGCTCTTGCAGTTCGAAGAGGGCGATTTCGTGAACACCGAAGACATCCAAAAAGACACGGAAGAACTCTTCCCGAAGGGTCTCACGCTCAACACGTTCATGGGCGACCTCTCGAAGCTCCTCAACGTACGCGTCATCCCGTTCTTGCTCGCCTGCGAATCCGACAGCGAATACGACTCACAAATTCAGCTTTTCTACGCCTTCATGAAGGGTTACCCCGACCAAAAGGACATCGAGAGAATCGACAGAGCTCTGCGCGAACTCCGCAAGCAAAGCGACTCCATCGAAGCCCGCAACCTGCTCGAGCTCAGCTGCAAGCGAATCAACGCCATCTACAACGAAGATTCTCAACAAGCAAGCGAACTCGGCAAGCAGATCGAAGCCATCGAAGGGGTGTAAGGGATCAACCGCAATTCAGAATCATATAGAGTGCAGCAGTTTTGCTGCACTTTTTTGTATTCTAAACTCAAAAGTTCAAGCTCTTGACTACTGTTTTACCATTATCTAGTTTAAAAGGAGACAAGCTCAGGGAGTATCTTATGATGAAGAACGCTAGATGGGATAACGAAGTTGTGCTGGACTACATTGAACAGCACGATTCAGATGCGTTCAAAAAGCATGACGAGAAAGTTCGAAAGGACGACAGAAAAACAACAGCAAAGTTGCAAAAAAATATGGGCGTTCCAATAGACGTCATTGCAGATACGTTCAATCTCACCAAAGAAGAAATCGAATCCTTGTAAGGCGACCCCGGAATAAATCCGGGGTGACAACATCAAAAAAGCGACGCATTAGCGTCGCTCGTTTTATAATGGTTTCCCTTCACGTCTCGTTTTATTCTTTCACGAGGAAGCCGGCGATGGACTTTTCACGGACAAATGTTTTTTTCGCGACATTCTGCACGTCAGCGACATTTACCTTGTCCAAGTTATCAGCCCAGTTAAGGAAGATGCGGTAATCGCCATAGACTTCGTACCAGCCAAGCATGGTCGCAACATTTTCCATGTCGGTCAAGCTGCGGACTAGTCCTGCGTATGCGCGGTTCTTGACTTTCTGGAATTCGCGTTCGCTGACTTGCTGAGACTTCAATTTTTCAAGTTCTTCCCAGACAATTTTTTCGACCTTTTCGCGGTTGGCATCGGGACGGAGGTTTACGCGGACGGAAAATTCGGAGATGTACTTATTCGGGCTGTTGCTCGCACTCACGCCGACAGCGAGTTTTTCTTCTTCGACGAGGCGCTTGTAAAGGCGGCCAGAACGTCCGTTCAAAACACCTTCGGCAATGTCGAGCGCATAGAGCGTGCTATCGCCCACGGCAGGAGTCTTGAAGACGAGCGTGTAAAGGTTCGGAGCATCCTTGCGCTTGACGGTCAATCGCTTTTCGCCAGCCTGTTCAGGGTCGCGCACGGTAAGCGGAGGGAATGCTTCGCCAGCCGGGATCGGTGCGAAATACTTCTTGACAAGTTTCATCGTTTCAAGCGTGTCCAAATCGCCAGCCA contains:
- a CDS encoding TIGR02147 family protein, which gives rise to MKPITEYQDYREFMRDFYEERKRSSLFSWREFSKLAGFTSPNYVQLVCEGKSRLSKTGVEKVAEAMGLAGADRDYFLAMERFGDAKNDAKKIQAFNEMQKIAKENRLRVVDAEAFKYFESWVNPVLRELAPIMPGAKPLELARKCYPVVSAAEVRHSLDFMCHAEFLKKVGEDTYEQTEKVVTGSSEAIPLALRSMNRQMSKFATEAIDEVPPEKRHIAGVTLGMSESTYQWLVQKLETLRQQVVAMAAKEKEYDKVYRLNLQLFPLTKGKEE
- the pelA gene encoding pectate lyase, whose protein sequence is MKNFGFGNYKFFVAAMSVASFSFAATYAPPSTAVSKINSYRGYSELTSAASGMDIDQYTYNMTTWQIANGGFYKAMADKYKSAYGGGQKSEWRAQGGADLGTIDNNATVQEMRLLAVRYKETTNNNYKSAFKTSFNKAVNFLLTMQRSKGGLPQVWPKRGNYSDQITLNDNAMIRAMVTMMDIANKTSPFDSDIIDDATRSKMKSALDKAVDYLLKAQIVNDGKVTVWCAQHDTNSFAPVGARAYELPSKSGNESMGVVWFLMNWPDQNEAIQKAVKGAIAWYKKNKLKDKAFSKTAGVVDKAGSSLWFRFYEVNNDNYFFCDRDGASTKTQDFMKISEERRKGYQWAGDYGSAILGTENAYLEALAKMDDNYVPPPPAPAMCGNDTCKTNIDGVDFIDIQGVKETTNTGFVGEGYANVDNSTGSYVTYGVTALKEGKYTLFISFANGGGSARGYSVSVGDKTLLADGSMESTAAWTTWEMQSIEIELPQGYSELKFTSLSKDGMANIDYIGWMSDDLKVGEVEIPPTSIEAMRTVRKEQQDNRYFVDFGRNNNSAGAYFTRGNNTYRLNGKLR
- a CDS encoding pectinesterase family protein, producing MLNSWVYRFAVCMPLAIAVSASAITKHGFDFVLGVDGDFKAAIAKASSSGATESKRFILFVPNGEYNITKVTGDEHGKSTFSGSNISIIGESVDKTIIWNTTDTEGISTTATLYFPSNKNMYMQDITLQNRSSFSSSNAARQVALQQNAGDKFIYKNVRLLSGQDTYYTKKGRTYWEGGEIDGTVDFICGGGDVFFEGTKLVMTRNGGYITASQNPDTWGYVFSNAIIEVSNSSFNKTFYLGRSWGRAKVVWLNTIMRAEPKAEGWGPDMNSAPVVFGEYNSKNGSGGAINTSQRKTYFNGGKDASTATTLKTVWNANDAAKYTLKNVLGGSDNWEPNKLTAQVSAPKISQEGANIIWNDDDNAICWAVFVNGKYHSNTTTNSIDVGGIAAGSKVTVRAANSMGGLGASSNEITVLEANVTYYNLTINSSIGGSVIASPNREKIAEGTAVSFIAEPASGWKFAGWTGKSASDAGSESTWKTTMTKDIELGAIFEAKGTTTFQAEDGIIDNAINESTNAGFAGTGYINFGTGKSTVQVPVYVEYPGEYTMEMTYANGSGKARSLAFAAPGTCTAGVDGCKGAEVISFEATDKWTTYQTKESTITLPKGASYITFSIVDGNDGPNLDQIKLTEKDVDKGSVAIAKINRINTAVTESRIYDTNGKLVRYAKGNTNLTGLTPGIYVVKTSAQGYSKQKMVQVR